A DNA window from Salvelinus sp. IW2-2015 unplaced genomic scaffold, ASM291031v2 Un_scaffold957, whole genome shotgun sequence contains the following coding sequences:
- the dcaf5 gene encoding DDB1- and CUL4-associated factor 5 codes for MKEVKGCGMRSSVGFLSQRRLFGNPLMKEEFQRLRLAGCTSLYKKDMLGHFGCVNAIEFSNNGGEYLVSGGDDRRVLLWNMERALHARSAKPLKLKGEHLSNIFCLAFDSTNKRVFSGGNDEQVXLHDVERGETLNVFLHDDAVYGLSVSPVNDNVFASSSDDGRVLIWDTREPPHGEPFCLANYPSAFHSVMFNPAEPRLLATANSKEGVGLWDIRKPRTSPAAGRGRCSSRVAMSVRFNSAGTQLLALRRRYPGPLRATLLDYPASSSTDQGYFNSCTMKSCCFAGDEDQYILSGSDDFNLYMWRIPKDPEAGGPGRVVNGASMILKGHRSIVNQVRFNPSTYMICSSGVEKVIKAWSPYQQPECLGDLDGXVEDKSRSLYSHEEYINLVLNSGSGLSHDYVSQSIQEDPRMMAFFDSLVRREIEGWSSDSDSDLSEGAILQLHARGRRSTRAIRDGAGVLVGSGVATPLPPAAAATADSDRSSSSSLAAPEASGAEHPEGVEPPQPRRRGSRYQQSVFLLDLVGEDSDSSGFWPDPMPRPRSPSPRDNSTLSSPTSSPAGASSSSSSSTSSTSSEDEEQRRASRRQRTAARWRRMHFPRLSSGGRPESAQALYPGGVDSCSYPKISIDEASSSSASSTELQQDQDSVQIGPHRSGSKTGRRKSHTLPGSSPAVSLDSQDDRAEQEGLLIASLLSQDALQQRNESRAGRVGERRAALERMAEGLDSPEEADESDHSRWISPSSRHHSPGLNGLQHLDMTEVPVGCRGRLAPDLFESSDSEGETLELKSAGTRTLVEEGEEGGSSSQRGPAQGALKRTHLGSRGQGSGEGSGGSETSEKKFKT; via the exons ATGAAGGAGGTGAAGGGTTGCGGTATGCGGTCTTCCGTGGGCTTTCTGTCCCAGAGAAGGCTTTTCGGGAACCCGCTGATGAAGGAAGAATTTCAGAGGCTTAGGTTGGCAGGATGCACAAGCCTTTACAAGAAAGATATGCTGGGACATTTCGGGTGTGTAAACGCCATAGAGTTTTCCAACAATGGAGGGGAGTACCTTGTGTCCG GAGGGGATGACCGCAGGGTGTTACTATGGAACATGGAGAGAGCACTTCATGCCCGCTCAGCCAAGCCTCTCAAACTGAAGGGAGAACACCTCTCCAACATCTTCTGTCTGGCATTTGACAGCACCAACAAGAGGGTGTTCTCTGGGG GCAACGATGAACAGGTCATRCTTCATGATGTAGAGCG AGGTGAGACTCTGAACGTGTTCCTCCATGATGATGCAGTGTACGGCCTGTCAGTCAGCCCCGTTAACGACAACGTGTTCGCCAGCTCCTCTGACGACGGACGGGTCCTTATCTGGGACACACGGGAGCCGCCACACGGAG AGCCCTTCTGTCTGGCCAACTACCCGTCAGCCTTCCACAGTGTGATGTTCAACCCGGCAGAGCCCCGACTGCTGGCTACAGCCAACTCCAAGGAGGGCGTGGGGCTGTGGGACATACGCAAGCCTCGCAC TTCTCCTGCTGCAGGACGCGGCAGATGTTCCTCCAGAGTTGCCATGTCGGTGCGTTTTAACAGCGCAGGGACCCAGCTCCTGGCACTGCGTCGCAGGTACCCCGGTCCTCTACGAGCTACACTTCTCGACTACCCAGCTTCCAGTTCGACAGACCAGGGCTACTTCAACTCCTGTACCATGAAGAGCTGCTGCTTCGCAGGGGACGAGGACCAG TACATCCTGTCTGGATCGGATGACTTCAACCTGTATATGTGGAGAATCCCAAAGGATCCTGAAGCAG GAGGCCCGGGTCGCGTGGTGAACGGAGCGTCCATGATCCTAAAAGGTCACCGTTCCATCGTGAACCAGGTCCGGTTTAACCCCAGCACCTATATGATCTGCTCCTCCGGGGTCGAGAAGGTCATCAAG GCCTGGAGCCCCTACCAGCAGCCGGAGTGTCTGGGCGACCTGGATGGTTMTGTGGAGGATAAGTCCAGGAGTCTSTACAGCCATGAGGAGTACATCAACTTGGTCCTGAACAGCGGTAGTGGCCTGAGCCACGACTACGTCTCACAG tccatccaggaggatcctcgtATGATGGCGTTCTTTGACTCTCTGGTGCGTCGGGAGATCGAGGGCTGGAGTTCGGACTCAGACAGTGACCTGAGTGAAGGGGCCATCCTGCAGCTCCACGCCAGGGGACGACGCTCCACACGGGCTATAAGAGACGGCGCCGGGGTCCTGGTTGGGAGTGGAGTCGCCACGCCTCTACCGCCCGCTGCTGCTGCTACCGCCGACTCAGACCGCTCCTCTTCGTCCTCATTAGCTGCCCCCGAGGCTTCGGGGGCGGAGCATCCTGAAGGGGTGGAGCCACCGCAGCCGAGGAGGCGTGGCAGCAGATATCAGCAgtctgtgttcttattggaccTGGTGGGAGAGGACTCTGACTCCAGTGGGTTCTGGCCGGACCCCATGCCCCGGCCTCGCTCTCCCAGCCCCCGAGACAACTCCACCCTCTCTAGCCCCACCTCCTCCCCCGCCGGCGCCTCCTCtagctcctcctcttccacctcctccaccagctCTGAGGacgaggagcagaggagagccaGTAGGAGACAACGTACTGCAGCCCGGTGGCGACGCATGCACTTCCCCCGCCTGTCCAGTGGGGGGCGCCCCGAGTCCGCCCAGGCCTTGTACCCCGGGGGGGTCGACTCCTGCTCCTACCCCAAGATCTCAATCGACGAGGCCTCATCCTCCTCCGCATCCTCCACGGAGCTTCAGCAGGACCAGGACTCGGTCCAGATCGGACCCCACAGGAGTGGCTCTAAAACGGGGAGACGCAAGTCGCACACCCTCCCTGGTTCTAGTCCTGCAGTGTCCCTGGACAGCCAGGACGACCGAGCGGAGCAGGAGGGGCTCCTCATCGCCTCCCTTCTGTCTCAAGACGCCCTGCAGCAGAGGAACGAGTCCCGGGCagggagggttggagagaggagGGCTGCTTTAGAGAGAATGGCCGAGGGCTTAGATAGTCCTGAAGAGGCCGACGAGTCGGATCATAGTCGCTGGATCTCCCCTAGTTCCAGACACCACAGCCCTGGGCTGAACGGGCTGCAGCACCTTGACATGACTGAGGTGCCAGTAGGCTGTAGGGGTCGTCTGGCTCCAGACCTATTTGAATCCTCAGACTCAGAGGGAGAGACCTTAGAGTTGAAATCAGCAGGCACTAGGACcctggtggaggagggggaggagggggggtcaTCGTCTCAGAGAGGCCCAGCCCAGGGTGCGCTGAAACGGACTCACCTGGGGTCaagaggtcaagggtcaggggAGGGGTCAGGGGGGTCAGAGACCTCAGAGAAGAAGTTCAAGACATGA